Proteins encoded within one genomic window of Empedobacter falsenii:
- a CDS encoding HU family DNA-binding protein gives MAVKYNVIQKAYPGDPTGPKKFYANSIADGEVSLRNLSKEIAQTSSISESDVYATLIDLAKMLSKHLSDGKIVRLGDFGSFQISISSEGVDTANKVNSATIKGAKILFRPGLDLRDTLATLKYEKKK, from the coding sequence ATGGCTGTAAAATACAACGTTATTCAGAAGGCTTACCCAGGAGATCCTACGGGGCCTAAAAAGTTCTACGCAAATTCTATTGCAGATGGTGAAGTATCACTTCGAAATTTGAGTAAAGAAATTGCGCAAACCTCATCTATTAGTGAGAGTGATGTATATGCAACATTAATTGATTTGGCTAAAATGTTATCGAAACATTTGTCTGATGGAAAGATTGTTCGCTTGGGAGATTTTGGTTCTTTTCAAATAAGTATTAGTAGTGAGGGCGTGGATACTGCAAACAAAGTAAATTCTGCGACTATTAAAGGCGCTAAAATACTTTTTAGACCTGGTCTCGATTTACGAGATACTTTAGCTACTTTAAAGTATGAGAAAAAGAAATAG
- a CDS encoding serine hydrolase domain-containing protein — translation MKYVAVVLASAMLFMGSCSKKNEQKEEVRKKDPHALRYDSLDWKADFKPMKYTQAELNDYRNKLNTYYKDFWVDGKVSGGLLVVKNGQVLLEQYQGMADERHKRPITAETPIHIASISKVFTSMAILKLVEKGKIKLDQKVNTILEGFPYDDITVRNLLNHRSGLPNYANVLWNNKKVMMDREKPISNQDVLDIFREFDVKQIRPADKGFYYSNTNFAFLALVIEKIMKMPYPKAMKYMVFDPLEMNHTFVFEYDRDKDTVARSYKYNGYEWAWDDFDRTYGDKNIYSTPRDLYKLDVAMYSDDFLPKNIKKEAFQGYSYEQKGFKNYGLGMRLLEYDNGKKLLYHNGWWHGNNTVFVHDVNNQFTVIALGNKQNKNIYSAFKLAGLTGTYPLKAPNKDSMRLHKQPIVPKTTAKLSTKVSR, via the coding sequence ATGAAATATGTAGCGGTTGTTCTTGCTTCTGCAATGCTGTTTATGGGAAGCTGTAGCAAGAAAAACGAACAAAAAGAAGAAGTTAGAAAGAAGGATCCTCACGCTTTGCGCTATGATTCGTTGGATTGGAAAGCAGATTTCAAGCCAATGAAGTACACACAAGCAGAACTTAATGACTACAGAAATAAACTAAACACTTATTACAAAGACTTTTGGGTTGACGGAAAAGTGAGCGGAGGTTTGTTGGTTGTGAAGAATGGGCAAGTACTTTTAGAGCAATATCAAGGGATGGCAGACGAAAGACATAAGCGTCCAATCACTGCCGAAACGCCTATTCACATAGCATCTATCTCGAAAGTTTTTACATCTATGGCGATACTTAAGCTGGTCGAGAAAGGTAAAATCAAATTAGATCAAAAAGTAAATACAATATTAGAAGGTTTTCCTTACGATGATATCACGGTTCGTAATTTGCTAAATCACCGCAGTGGTTTGCCAAATTATGCCAATGTTTTGTGGAATAACAAGAAGGTAATGATGGATCGCGAGAAACCAATTTCTAATCAAGATGTGTTAGATATCTTTAGAGAATTTGACGTTAAGCAAATTCGTCCCGCAGACAAAGGGTTTTATTACTCGAATACCAACTTCGCTTTTCTTGCTTTAGTAATCGAAAAGATTATGAAAATGCCTTATCCGAAAGCAATGAAATACATGGTTTTTGACCCTCTTGAGATGAATCATACCTTTGTTTTTGAGTATGATCGCGATAAAGATACAGTAGCACGTTCTTACAAATACAATGGTTACGAGTGGGCTTGGGATGATTTTGACCGCACGTATGGAGACAAAAATATCTACTCAACGCCAAGAGATTTGTACAAGTTAGATGTTGCCATGTATTCAGATGATTTCTTACCGAAGAATATAAAGAAAGAAGCTTTCCAAGGATATAGTTACGAGCAGAAAGGTTTCAAGAATTATGGGCTTGGAATGCGCTTGTTAGAATATGACAATGGTAAAAAACTATTGTATCACAATGGTTGGTGGCACGGGAATAACACCGTTTTTGTACACGATGTTAACAATCAATTTACGGTAATTGCATTAGGAAATAAGCAGAATAAGAATATATATAGTGCATTCAAATTGGCTGGACTTACAGGAACTTATCCGCTAAAAGCACCTAATAAAGACTCGATGAGGTTGCATAAACAACCAATTGTACCAAAAACAACAGCAAAACTTTCGACCAAAGTTTCAAGATAA